A single genomic interval of Helicoverpa zea isolate HzStark_Cry1AcR chromosome 19, ilHelZeax1.1, whole genome shotgun sequence harbors:
- the LOC124639610 gene encoding uncharacterized protein LOC124639610 has translation MSTKITSFAPPCSSDRCKEKAPPKGILQKTDRSHKPTLKKVLTSKKAISACTESKSCSSGVSTKKSTAKPKKLTKSDSTVTIQKSENGDVVDYCKRCGDSKSNGEVRDKIGSIMSAMNVKCVKNDNKVKKNCKKPSKPVQQYYKNENFYVCDESSRETPNNNNKKTSLDTIKEVSEMHSVSEDSIFRIYSDSDDDVTFIDPGNDENIRKLKEFRQKNYFECHSAKSRINSKVSATSLTDHKCVYRFYLNERLFPVPLNTDYNNKVRCVECQLPMDVKQESSGDKINGTIQAKVKIGASDTQDMLLLLPVKDSLIIEERRKENKQKEDYVYFGIVKLSSHGQSIFNRNLPENSLALKYQKGYQEYQDDGRYQYKKIKEDDVIII, from the coding sequence ATGTCCACCAAAATAACTAGTTTTGCTCCTCCATGCTCAAGTGACCGATGCAAGGAAAAGGCTCCTCCTAAAGGTATCTTGCAAAAAACTGACAGGAGCCACAAACCTACGCTTAAAAAAGTCCTGACGTCGAAGAAGGCCATTTCAGCATGCACGGAGAGCAAGAGTTGTTCCAGCGGGGTGAGTACCAAAAAGAGTACTGCGAAGCCTAAGAAATTAACCAAATCAGATTCCACAGTCACTATCCAGAAGTCCGAAAATGGTGATGTTGTGGACTACTGCAAGAGATGTGGCGATAGCAAGAGCAACGGTGAAGTTCGGGACAAAATCGGATCAATCATGAGTGCAATGAATGTAAAATGCGTCAAAAATGATAATAAggttaaaaaaaactgcaaaaaacCATCCAAACCAGtccaacaatattataaaaatgaaaatttctatGTATGTGATGAATCTTCGCGTGAAACtccaaataacaataataagaaaacatcTCTGGACACCATCAAAGAAGTCTCTGAGATGCATTCAGTGTCTGAAGACTCCATTTTCAGAATATATTCAGACTCTGACGATGACGTTACTTTTATAGACCCAGGCAATGATGAGAACATTagaaaactgaaagaatttcgcCAAAAGAATTATTTTGAGTGTCATTCAGCAAAATCTAGAATAAATTCCAAAGTGAGTGCTACCAGTTTGACTGACCACAAATGCGTCTACAGATTTTACTTGAACGAGCGCTTGTTTCCTGTTCCATTGAATACTGACTACAACAACAAAGTTCGCTGTGTGGAATGCCAGCTGCCAATGGATGTCAAGCAAGAGTCTTCGGGCGATAAAATCAATGGGACTATACAAGCAAAGGTGAAGATTGGTGCAAGCGATACACAGGACATGCTTCTCCTTCTTCCAGTCAAAGATTCTCTCATCATTGAAGAGAGAAGAAAAGAGAATAAACAGAAAGAAGACTATGTGTACTTCGGAATTGTGAAATTAAGTTCTCATGGTCAGTCCATCTTCAACAGGAATTTACCGGAGAATTCCTTGGCTCTGAAATATCAAAAAGGTTATCAAGAATATCAGGATGATGGCAGATatcagtataaaaaaataaaagaggaTGATGTGattataatatag